The Fusarium oxysporum Fo47 chromosome II, complete sequence genome includes a region encoding these proteins:
- a CDS encoding ABC transporter transmembrane region 2-domain-containing protein: MASQSKLALPGDRTLRGIISQLTALYVSNRTRISRAVWITLFAALVNRIRLAISEQKAASAREAAQRAARRGTTSSGSEETPRKKVELNREFFRSLLRLLKIVVPGWRSKESRLLMSHSFFLVLRTLISLRVAEMDGAIVKALVKGNGKEFLKRIVWWMLIAVPATFTNSMLSYHQAELSLKYRSRLTQHIHDKYLSNLTFYGISALDDRIKNPDQLIAVDVSKFSNSLAELYSNLAKPLLDMTIYTWSLSKSVGGEGVVFMSLLVQLSANVMRALTPPFGKYVADEARLEGEFRFQHSRLIDYSEEVALYGGHNAEKDTLDKGYFTLIKHVNYILRRRFYHGFMEDFVIKYFWGALGLMLCSVPVFVKMPGHIAMNMGDRTEAFVTNRRMLLSASDAFGRIMFSYREVMELAGYTSRVATLLDVMDDVQAGHFEKKLVSSSGVEGNEAVLKGRGTVHESNDITFIDVPIISPNGDVLIKALSFTLKHGDHLLVVGPNGCGKSSLFRILGGLWPVYGGTVYKPPFHAIFYIPQRPYLSRGSLRQQIIYPDSLRQMRARGVTDVDLLEYLKILGLEHLPELYEEGWDAEAEWRDVLSGGLQQRVAMARLFYHRPKYAILDECTSSVALETEKAMYDTAKALGVTLMTVSHRRSLWKYHSHILQFDGQGNYVFTKLDADRRLKLEDEKEELEVRLRQVPELERRIAELTAA, translated from the exons ATGGCATCGCAATCGAAGCTCGCCTTGCCGGGCGATCGCACCCTCCGGGGTATCATCTCGCAACTCACAGCCCTCTACGTTTCCAATCGCACACGTATCTCACGCGCTGTATGGATAACACTGTTCGCTGCCCTCGTTAATCGAATTCGCCTTGCCATCTCCGAGCAAAAGGCAGCCTCCGCCCGTGAAGCTGCCCAGCGCGCAGCCCGTCGTGGTACCACATCCAGTGGAAGCGAGGAAACACCCCGAAAGAAAGTCGAGCTGAATCGCGAGTTCTTTCGATCATTGCTTCGGCTACTCAAGATTGTTGTTCCAGGATGGCGCAGCAAAGAGTCGAGGTTACTGATGAGccacagcttcttcttggttcTCAGGACTTTAATTAGTCTACGCGTCGCCGAGATGGATGGTGCTATTGTAAAGGCTCTCGTGAAAGGAAACGGAAAGGAATTCTTGAAGCGCATAGTATGGTGGATGCTCATCGCGGTCCCTGCGACCTTTACCAACTCCATG CTATCGTATCACCAAGCTGAACTGTCGCTTAAATACCGATCACGGCTTACGCAGCATATACATGACAAATACTTATCCAATCTAACTTTTTACGGTATCTCGGCTTTGGATGACAGAATAAAGAATCCAGATCAACTGATTGCGGTCGATGTATCAAAGTTCTCCAATAGTCTGGCTGAATTATACAGTAATTTAGCCAAACCTCTACTCGATATG ACAATATATACCTGGTCTTTGTCGAAGAGCGTTGGCGGTGAAGGCGTTGTCTTCATGTCACTCCTTGTTCAATTATCAGCCAACGTGATGAGAGCACTAACTCCGCCGTTTGGGAAATATGTTGCAGACGAAGCAAGGTTGGAGGGCGAATTCCGCTTCCAGCACTCGCGCCTTATCGATTATAGCGAAGAAGTCGCTTTATACGGCGGCCACAACGCTGAAAAGGACACGTTAGACAAGGGCTACTTTACTCTTATCAAGCACGTCAACTACATCCTCCGTCGACGCTTTTACCACGGATTCATGGAAGATTTtgttattaaatatttttgGGGCGCACTTGGTCTGATGCTCTGCAGTGTTCCCGTCTTCGTCAAGATGCCTGGCCATATCGCGATGAACATGGGCGATCGAACAGAAGCCTTTGTCACCAACAGACGGATGCTTCTCTCTGCATCCGACGCATTTGGCCGTATCATGTTTTCATACAGAGAGGTTATGGAACTGGCGGGCTACACATCTCGTGTTGCTACTCTACTGGATGTGATGGATGATGTCCAGGCTGGTCActtcgagaagaagctcgtGTCCTCTTCGGGCGTCGAAGGTAACGAGGCTGTTCTCAAGGGGCGTGGAACTGTCCACGAGAGTAACGACATCACCTTTATTGACGT GCCCATTATCTCACCTAACGGTGACGTACTCATCAAAGCTTTGTCTTTCACTCTCAAACACGGAGACCActtgcttgttgttggaccCAACGGCTGCGGCAAATCGTCTCTTTTCCGCATTCTCGGTGGTCTCTGGCCTGTTTATGGAGGCACAGTCTACAAGCCCCCCTTCCACGCCATTTTCTACATCCCCCAACGGCCTTACCTTTCCCGAGGCTCCCTTCGCCAACAAATAATTTACCCGGATTCTCTTCGCCAGATGCGTGCTCGTGGTGTCACGGACGTAGACCTTCTCGAGTatctcaagatccttggtcttgagcaCCTACCCGAATTATACGAGGAAGGTTGGGACGCTGAGGCTGAGTGGCGCGATGTTCTTTCTGGTGGTCTCCAGCAGCGTGTTGCCATGGCTCGGCTCTTCTACCATCGCCCTAAGTACGCTATCCTTGACGAGTGTACCAGCAGCGTTGCCCTCGAGACAGAGAAGGCCATGTATGATACGGCAAAGGCTCTAGGCGTCACTCTCATGACTGTCAGTCACCGTCGAAGTTTGTGGAAGTATCACTCTCACATCCTTCAGTTCGATGGCCAGGGCAACTATGTTTTTACCAAGCTTGATGCCGATCGACGTCTCAAacttgaggatgagaaggaagagctGGAGGTTCGGTTGCGCCAGGTCCCCGAATTGGAGCGCCGCATCGCCGAGTTGACGGCTGCTTAG
- a CDS encoding uncharacterized protein (expressed protein): MHHVCTALTDSPLNPCEVLRYIGVEAPLLIQTFSHSQHPLNNYYNYNRYTNTRLNPILILFELFYQRPNNLKPPSKCTLPLPSSLSSLLRLLPRPLWLPLLLPLLLPVPPPTVLSPALALALALALALVPAPAPAPPPPTALLPSASAVSLVLSLLPLPCKFRHSELVQGLVDMRT, translated from the exons TCATGCATCATGTATGTACTGCACTGACTGACTCTCCTCTCAATCCTTGCGAGGTTCTCAGGTATATAGGAGTCGAAGCTCCTCTGCTCATTCAAACATTTTCTCATTCTCAGCATCCACTCAACAACTACTACAACTACAATCGCTACACCAACACTCGTTTAAACCCGATCTTAATTCTCTTCGAACTCTTCTACCAACGACCAAACAACCTAAAACCACCATCAAAATGCACGCTTCCGCTGCCGTCCTCGCTTTCGTCGCTGTTGCGGCTGCTGCCCAGACCCCTGTGGCTCCCGTTGCTACTCCCGTTGCTACTCCCGGTGCCC CCACCAACGGTACTAAGCCcggctctggctctggctctggctctggctctggctctggttccggctccggctccggctccaCCCCCGCCAACGGCGCTGCTGCCCTCGGCCTCAGCGGTCTCGCTGGTGCTCTCGCTGTTGCCCTTGCCCTGTAAATTTCGACATTCGGAACTTGTGCAAGGTTTGGTGGATATGAGGACATGA